Proteins encoded together in one Epinephelus moara isolate mb chromosome 2, YSFRI_EMoa_1.0, whole genome shotgun sequence window:
- the clrn1 gene encoding clarin-1, translating into MPSRQKQLLFSTSGLLGLCCALTAAVSTGLPLWLRGAVLCRTGAELVNATGAELDQFLGELQYGLFSGHRVKQCGLGGRPSRFSFFPDLLSAIPVGLHVSVIFFCGVVIVFSSVATGFFFFNAFGRPYETLQGPMGLYLWTFISCLCSCLVMILFASEVKLHHLSDRIANFNEVNFVFQTYTEHYDRSFWLFFLVFLLHSLNFLLIRLAGIQFPFQESKEADLSGGAADLMY; encoded by the exons ATGCCGAGCCGACAGAAGCAGCTGCTCTTCTCCACCTCCGGCCTCCTGGGTCTGTGCTGCGCCCTGACGGCGGCGGTGTCCACCGGGCTGCCGCTGTGGCTCCGCGGGGCCGTGCTGTGCCGAACCGGGGCCGAGCTGGTGAACGCGACGGGAGCCGAGCTGGACCAGTTCCTGGGAGAGCTGCAGTACGGCCTGTTCAGCGGGCACAGGGTGAAGCAGTGCGGGCTGGGGGGGAGGCCGTCCCGCTTCTCCT TCTTCCCAGACCTGCTGAGCGCCATCCCCGTCGGCCTCCACGTCTCCGTcatcttcttctgtggtgtggTCATCGTCTTCTCCTCCGTGgctaccggcttcttcttcttcaacgCCTTCGGCCGACCCTACGAGACGCTGCAAGGCCCCATGGGACTTTACCTGTGGACCTTCATCAGCT GTCTCTGCAGCTGTCTGGTGATGATCCTGTTTGCGTCGGAGGTGAAACTTCATCATCTGTCCGATCGGATCGCCAACTTCAATGAGGTGAACTTTGTCTTCCAGACATACACCGAGCACTACGACCGATCCTTCTGGCTCTTCTTCcttgtcttcctcctccactcGCTCAACTTCCTGCTGATCCGACTGGCGGGGATCCAGTTTCCCTTCCAGGAGAGCAAAGAGGCGGACCTGAGCGGGGGGGCGGCGGACCTCATGTACTGA